AAAGACTGCACCATCGCCGCTGCCAAGATCGTTCTAGAGGCAGCTGTAGAGGCCGGTGCCCCAACCGACATTATCGGCTGGATTGACGCCCCCTCGGTCCCCCTGTCCCAGGCTTTGATGCAGCATCAAGATATCAACCTGATTTTGGCCACTGGTGGTCCAAGTATGGTGCGGGCTGCCTATTCGTCTGGAAACCCATCCTTAGGAGTAGGGGCCGGGAATACGCCAGCTTTGATTGATGAGACTGCCCATCTGAAGATGGCTGTTTCCTCCATCCTACTGAGCAAGACCTTTGATAACGGCATGATCTGCGCCAGTGAGCAATCAGTGGTTGTCGTTGATGCCGTGTATGAACAGGTGAAGCAGGAATTTACCGACCGGGGAGCCCACTTCCTCAGCTCGGAGGAAACGGAGCAAATGCGGCAGGTGATTCTCAAGCAGGGGCGTCTCAACGCCGAGATTGTTGGTCAGCCTGTGCTCAAACTAGCTCAGTTGGCCGGGATCAGGATTCCTGAGTCTACCCGGGTCCTAATTGGTGAAGTCAACACCATTAGTCACGATGAGCCTTTTGCCTACGAAAAGCTATCTCCCATCCTAGCCATGTACCGGGGCAATGACTTCGCCGATGCCCTGCGCCAAGCCCAAGCCCTGATTGCCTTCGGCGGACGGGGGCACACGGCAGTCCTCTACACCGCTCCTAGTAATCGAGACCACATTCAGCAATTTGAAAACACCGTCGAGACCGCCCGAGTTCTGATCAATACTCCCTCTTCCCAAGGGGCCATTGGTGATCTCTATAACTTCCGCCTAGATCCGTCTCTCACCTTAGGCTGTGGTACCTGGGGAGGTAACTCCGTCAGCGAAAATGTGGGGGTTCAGCACCTGTTAAACATTAAGACGGTCACGGAGCGGCGGGAAAATATGCTATGGTTCCGCATTCCTCCTAAGGTGTACTTTAAATACGGCTGTTTACCCTCGGCCCTGAAGGAATTGGTTGGTAAGCAGCGGGCCTTTATCGTCACCGATAAACCTTTGTATGAAATGGGCCTCACTAAGGGGGTTGAAGAGGTCTTAGACGAGATTGGCGTCAGGTTTGACGTGTTCTACGATGTGGAGCCGGATCCGTGCCTGGCTACGGTGAACCGGGGATTGGCGCTGATGAATAGCTTTAATCCTGATGTCATCATCGCCTTTGGCGGCGGATCTCCCATGGATGCCGCTAAGGTGATGTGGTTGATGTACGAGCATCCAGAGATTGAGTTTGAGGGATTGGCCACTCGTTTCATGGATATTCGTAAGCGGGTCTATGAACTGCCTACCCTTGGCCAAAAGGCCTTGATGGTGGCAATTCCTACCACCTCGGGCACCGGTTCAGAAGTAACGCCTTTTGCAGTCGTGACCGATGAAAGCACCGGCATCAAATATCCCCTGGCGGACTACGCCCTGACGCCCAATATGGCCATTGTTGATCCAGAGCTAGTGCTGCACATGCCGAAGCAGCTGACAGCCTATGGGGGGATCGACGCCCTTACCCATGCGCTGGAAGCCTATGTATCGGTATATGCCTCGGAGTATACCAATGGTTTGGCCTTGGAGGCCATTCGGCTACTGCTGAAGTATCTGCCCAGTGCGTATCAACAGGGAGCGAATGATCCGAAGGCTCGGGAGAAGGTACATTATGCCGCCACCATGGCTGGGATGGCCTTTGCCAATGCCTTTCTAGGCGTGTGTCACTCGATGGCCCATAAGTTGGGGGCCACCTTCCATGTTCCCCACGGACTGGCCAATGCCTTGATGATTTCCCATGTCATCCGCTATAACGCCACGGATATGCCTTTTAAGCAGGCAATCTTCCCGCAGTACAAGTATCCCAATGCTAAGTGGCGCTATGCCCGGATCTCCGATTATTTGAATCTTGGCGGTGATTCTGAGGAGGAGAAGGTTGAGAAGCTGGTGGAGGCAATTGAGACCCTGAAGAGTCAGCTCGATATTCCCTTGACCATTCGGGAAGTGCTCAATGATGACGAAAAGGCATTCTACGACCACGTAGAAGAAATGGCTGATCAGGCCTTTGATGACCAGTGTACCGGGGCGAATCCCCGCTACCCATTGATTCGGGACCTGAAAGAGCTATATACCCTGGCCTATCGCGGTTGTCGCTTAGATGCCGCCCTGTTCCATCCGGAGACAACGACGATGTTAGGCCAGGACTCTCCTACGACTCCGGTGTTGACTTAACTGTACCGAAGCTGCCAAGGTGTCGTCTGACGAACAGAGGGCGCCTTGGTCTACCACACGACAAGCTAATAAGGAGATCCGATGATGGTGCTCTCTAATCGACCTCAAGGCAGTTCTTCTCCGGCTCGCTCCAAGGACACCTCGTTTGTGCTCTGGTTTGAGGAGGTTGGCATTGGAGACATTCCCCTGGTGGGCGGTAAGAATGCCTCTTTAGGGGAAATGATTCAGCAGCTCAGCGCTAAGGGAGTGAATGTGCCTACAGGCTTTGCCACCACAGCCTATGCCTATCGTTACTTTGTTGAGAACGCCGGCTTAGAGGATCAACTCCGGAATCTATTTGCCGATCTAGATCTGGATGATGTTACTAACCTACGGGAACGGGGCAAGCAAGCTCGGGCCTTGGTAATGAATACGCCATTTCCGCCGGAGTTGCAGGCTGCTATCAGTAGCGCCTATCTGCGGCTCTGTGAGCGCTATGGAGCGGATGCAGAGTTTTGCGATCGCTTCTCGGGTGAATTTGCCGATGAATGTCAGAAGTTCGGCAAAGAGCTGGATGTGGCCGTGCGCTCCTCAGCTACTGCCGAAGACCTGCCCGACGCCAGCTTCGCTGGCCAGCAAGAGACTTATCTCAATGTCCACGGCGTCAAGGCTGTCCTAGAAGCCTGCCATAAATGCTTTGCCTCCCTGTTTACCGACCGGGCGATTTCCTATCGGCACCAGTATGCCGAACGCATCGATGACTTTGACGAGTTTTCTGTGGCCCTCTCTGTCGGGGTGCAAAAGATGGTGCGCTCTGATTTAGCCGCCTCTGGAGTCATGTTTTCCATCGACACCGAAACCGGCTTTAAGAATGCCGCTCTGATTACCGCAGCCTACGGTTTGGGCGAAAACGTCGTACAAGGGGCCGTCAATCCAGATGAATACTTCGTCTTCAAACCTACTCTGAAAGACGGCAAACGACCGATTCTCAACAAGCGGCTGGGCAGCAAAGAGATCAAGATGGTCTACGACGTAGGCGGTGGTA
This portion of the Halomicronema hongdechloris C2206 genome encodes:
- the adhE gene encoding bifunctional acetaldehyde-CoA/alcohol dehydrogenase, giving the protein MTATSNITSVTNFEELEGLIRRVKAAQKQYATFTQKSVDHIFKKAALAANAARIPLAKLAVSETGMGVIEDKVIKNHFASEYIYNKYKHEKTCGIIEDDISFGFQKLAEPVGLLAGIVPTTNPTSTAIFKALLTLKTRNGIIFSPHPRAKDCTIAAAKIVLEAAVEAGAPTDIIGWIDAPSVPLSQALMQHQDINLILATGGPSMVRAAYSSGNPSLGVGAGNTPALIDETAHLKMAVSSILLSKTFDNGMICASEQSVVVVDAVYEQVKQEFTDRGAHFLSSEETEQMRQVILKQGRLNAEIVGQPVLKLAQLAGIRIPESTRVLIGEVNTISHDEPFAYEKLSPILAMYRGNDFADALRQAQALIAFGGRGHTAVLYTAPSNRDHIQQFENTVETARVLINTPSSQGAIGDLYNFRLDPSLTLGCGTWGGNSVSENVGVQHLLNIKTVTERRENMLWFRIPPKVYFKYGCLPSALKELVGKQRAFIVTDKPLYEMGLTKGVEEVLDEIGVRFDVFYDVEPDPCLATVNRGLALMNSFNPDVIIAFGGGSPMDAAKVMWLMYEHPEIEFEGLATRFMDIRKRVYELPTLGQKALMVAIPTTSGTGSEVTPFAVVTDESTGIKYPLADYALTPNMAIVDPELVLHMPKQLTAYGGIDALTHALEAYVSVYASEYTNGLALEAIRLLLKYLPSAYQQGANDPKAREKVHYAATMAGMAFANAFLGVCHSMAHKLGATFHVPHGLANALMISHVIRYNATDMPFKQAIFPQYKYPNAKWRYARISDYLNLGGDSEEEKVEKLVEAIETLKSQLDIPLTIREVLNDDEKAFYDHVEEMADQAFDDQCTGANPRYPLIRDLKELYTLAYRGCRLDAALFHPETTTMLGQDSPTTPVLT